The [Eubacterium] siraeum genome contains a region encoding:
- a CDS encoding S1C family serine protease yields MTDGFERNDMNNTNNMNNENEQVQNSFSTAGNSQTDTSANANGYNAGSSYTSSYDAQQNAYNSYYNYANGANNMGANNIHVAPGANKPPKKNGKGALVAGIIAAALVVGGGAGFAGTVLGNSINATIPFASSSDGTSQGESDDSGSESTIAAPSTTLNTSNTTTAAPLDESKINDSSNSTLLNAEELYEKVKNTVVLVYNYQRQTGYAEPVKYGSGSGVVFTSDGYVITNAHVVEGADKMTVVAPDYKDPDTTKEYEATVVGSDTYSDLAVLKISRDDPFEYATLGDSDTVRVGQDVCVLGNPKQLLNSLTKGIVSGLGRASASNSAYGTSTIQIDAAINSGNSGGGLFDMYGNVIGIIDYKLVSNTSASIDNIGFAITINEAKPVINDLMTKGYVTNRPGLGINGEEISEYSAYMQGLESGGVYVTYISEDMPVAKSGLKVGDIISKVNGTAVTSVTDIQNIIAELNIGDTVELTVYRAGATGRYTTKTINVELAEIELS; encoded by the coding sequence ATGACAGACGGATTTGAACGCAATGATATGAACAACACGAACAATATGAACAACGAAAACGAGCAGGTGCAGAACAGCTTCTCGACCGCCGGCAATTCGCAGACAGACACATCTGCAAATGCAAACGGTTATAACGCAGGCTCTTCCTACACAAGTTCCTATGACGCACAGCAGAATGCGTACAACTCATATTACAACTACGCAAACGGTGCAAACAATATGGGCGCAAACAACATACACGTTGCCCCCGGCGCAAACAAGCCGCCTAAGAAGAACGGCAAGGGCGCACTGGTCGCAGGTATCATAGCGGCGGCTCTGGTAGTCGGCGGCGGCGCAGGATTTGCAGGAACGGTACTCGGCAACAGTATAAATGCCACCATTCCCTTTGCAAGCTCGTCTGACGGTACATCTCAGGGAGAATCGGATGACAGCGGCTCAGAAAGCACCATCGCCGCACCGTCAACAACACTCAACACCTCAAACACGACAACAGCCGCTCCCCTTGACGAAAGCAAGATAAACGACAGCTCAAACAGCACGCTTCTGAATGCAGAGGAACTTTACGAAAAGGTAAAGAACACTGTTGTGCTGGTATATAACTATCAGCGCCAGACAGGCTATGCCGAGCCTGTAAAATACGGCAGCGGCAGCGGCGTTGTATTTACTTCTGACGGCTATGTCATCACAAACGCACACGTTGTAGAGGGTGCAGATAAAATGACAGTAGTCGCTCCCGATTACAAGGACCCCGATACCACAAAGGAATATGAGGCTACAGTAGTCGGCAGTGATACCTATTCAGACCTTGCAGTGCTGAAGATCAGCCGTGACGATCCGTTTGAATATGCAACGCTCGGTGACTCGGACACTGTAAGAGTAGGTCAGGATGTATGCGTACTCGGCAACCCCAAGCAGTTACTCAACTCTCTTACTAAGGGTATCGTATCCGGTCTTGGCAGAGCCTCCGCTTCAAACAGCGCATACGGCACAAGCACAATACAGATAGATGCGGCTATCAACAGCGGTAACAGCGGCGGCGGACTTTTCGATATGTACGGCAACGTTATCGGTATAATCGACTACAAGCTGGTATCCAACACATCAGCGTCTATAGATAACATCGGCTTCGCCATTACCATAAACGAGGCTAAGCCTGTAATAAATGACCTTATGACAAAGGGCTATGTTACGAACCGTCCCGGTCTTGGCATAAACGGCGAGGAAATAAGCGAATACAGCGCATATATGCAGGGACTTGAAAGCGGCGGCGTATATGTAACATATATCTCGGAAGATATGCCGGTAGCAAAGAGCGGTCTTAAGGTCGGCGATATAATCTCAAAGGTAAACGGCACAGCGGTCACCTCCGTAACAGATATACAGAATATCATTGCGGAGCTTAACATAGGCGACACTGTTGAGCTTACGGTTTACAGAGCAGGTGCAACAGGCAGATACACCACAAAGACTATCAACGTCGAGCTTGCCGAGATTGAGCTTAGCTGA
- a CDS encoding methylated-DNA--[protein]-cysteine S-methyltransferase, with protein MSNITFDMPIDRTVTVITDGRNITNIVFDMNIPDRPDPICEKAKEQFLAYFDGGLREFSLPYDISGIGTPFFRSILTAVQKIPYGERVTYMQAAEMAGSKAVRACGSALKRNPLPILIPCHRIVPASGGIGCYMGTQGIDIKKFLLETEEKYK; from the coding sequence ATGAGCAACATAACCTTTGATATGCCTATAGACCGCACTGTAACGGTGATAACGGACGGCAGGAATATAACGAATATCGTTTTCGATATGAATATACCCGACCGCCCCGACCCGATATGCGAAAAGGCTAAGGAACAGTTCCTTGCGTATTTTGACGGAGGGCTGAGGGAATTCTCCTTGCCGTATGACATAAGCGGCATAGGCACGCCGTTTTTCAGGAGCATACTCACTGCCGTGCAGAAGATACCCTACGGCGAGCGTGTAACATATATGCAGGCGGCTGAAATGGCAGGGAGCAAGGCTGTCCGTGCGTGCGGTTCGGCGCTGAAAAGAAATCCGCTTCCGATTCTTATACCGTGTCACAGGATAGTCCCTGCAAGCGGCGGCATAGGCTGTTATATGGGTACGCAGGGTATAGATATTAAGAAGTTTTTACTTGAAACAGAGGAGAAGTATAAATGA
- a CDS encoding response regulator gives MRLAAVDNDAPEAEKLTDGIRKSAEDIEIYRYKSGDEFIGVWEKDKFDIVILDIPVGDKNGMDIARAVRQSDKDVRIVLASHSSEFACESYEVDASYYLRKPYCEEQINIMLERLELDRYRSRLITLPQGEEIKLSNILYAKNCGQTVRFHLKGNAVREAQIGFDKVNGLLDGKFGFCRLSDNITVNFAGVASCKDDIIAFTDKTTLAVPKRRAKEISAAYTAYCFEKLRKDGSGL, from the coding sequence ATGAGGCTAGCGGCAGTTGATAATGATGCGCCTGAAGCAGAAAAGCTGACAGACGGCATACGCAAAAGTGCGGAGGATATAGAGATATACCGCTATAAAAGCGGCGATGAGTTTATCGGTGTATGGGAAAAGGACAAGTTCGACATAGTAATACTTGATATACCGGTCGGAGATAAAAACGGTATGGATATTGCAAGGGCCGTAAGGCAAAGCGACAAGGACGTGCGTATCGTGCTTGCTTCGCACAGCAGTGAATTCGCCTGTGAAAGCTATGAGGTGGACGCAAGCTATTATCTTCGCAAGCCCTACTGCGAGGAGCAGATAAATATTATGCTCGAAAGGCTGGAGCTTGACCGGTACCGCAGCAGGCTTATCACATTGCCGCAGGGCGAGGAGATAAAGCTCAGCAATATTCTTTATGCAAAAAACTGCGGTCAGACGGTCAGGTTTCATCTTAAGGGTAATGCTGTCAGGGAGGCTCAGATAGGGTTTGATAAAGTGAACGGGCTTCTTGACGGCAAGTTCGGGTTCTGCCGTCTTTCGGATAATATAACGGTCAATTTTGCAGGGGTCGCTTCCTGTAAGGACGATATTATAGCATTTACGGACAAAACAACGCTTGCCGTGCCTAAACGCAGAGCAAAGGAAATCTCTGCGGCATATACGGCGTACTGCTTTGAAAAGCTGAGGAAGGACGGTAGTGGTTTATGA
- a CDS encoding dipicolinate synthase subunit DpsA, producing the protein MKLIILGGDVRLRYTADRLSRKHEVYTYGQSDRDMLPDGKCDAAVLGIPASRDGININAPLCDEPIPLSLLTALLKPHGIVIGGMITPAVKNFCAKNEFFCEDHYADEAVMLRNAVPSAEGALAVGINATPIQMLGQKVLILGFGRIASQLALYLTAMGCEVTVAARSREKRAKARMSGCHAVGFDALCNTLPEVTLIYNTVPCAVIGESELSALDSEAVYIELASEWGIDKTAMKNYDGKARIIRAGGLPSRTAPVTAGEIIADCVEEILETYIDKISNCDKERGGNREP; encoded by the coding sequence ATGAAACTTATTATACTCGGCGGAGATGTCCGCTTACGTTACACAGCCGACAGGCTGAGCAGAAAGCACGAGGTGTATACCTACGGGCAAAGCGATCGTGATATGCTTCCCGACGGGAAGTGCGACGCCGCTGTGCTTGGTATCCCTGCAAGCCGTGACGGCATAAACATAAACGCTCCGCTATGCGATGAGCCGATACCTCTTTCACTGCTGACGGCATTACTAAAGCCGCACGGCATAGTTATCGGCGGTATGATAACTCCTGCGGTGAAAAATTTCTGTGCAAAAAACGAGTTTTTCTGCGAGGATCATTATGCCGATGAGGCGGTGATGCTGAGAAATGCGGTGCCGTCAGCCGAGGGTGCGCTTGCTGTCGGGATAAACGCAACGCCTATACAGATGCTCGGTCAGAAGGTGCTTATACTGGGCTTTGGCAGAATCGCGTCACAGCTTGCGCTGTATCTTACGGCGATGGGCTGTGAGGTTACAGTAGCGGCAAGAAGCCGTGAAAAACGTGCAAAAGCCAGAATGTCGGGCTGTCACGCTGTCGGCTTTGACGCACTGTGTAACACGTTGCCTGAGGTAACGCTGATATATAATACAGTGCCGTGCGCCGTGATAGGTGAAAGCGAGCTTTCGGCACTTGACAGCGAGGCTGTATATATCGAGCTTGCGTCTGAGTGGGGTATTGATAAGACGGCAATGAAAAACTATGACGGCAAGGCAAGGATAATAAGGGCAGGCGGTCTGCCGTCACGGACAGCGCCTGTGACCGCAGGAGAGATAATAGCCGACTGCGTGGAGGAAATACTTGAAACTTATATTGACAAGATAAGCAACTGCGATAAAGAAAGGGGCGGTAACCGTGAGCCGTGA
- a CDS encoding DNA alkylation repair protein, which translates to MIEREKLLVELESLSEEKFRIFNEKIVHTSKYRVIGVRMPDLKAIAKEHRADYKEIFELPYDSFEEIIIKGVAVGFADAPLCEKEPYIIRYAEMIDNWAECDCFCSCIKVKKSEEDDLLRLAEGLMYRKEEFVSRVGTVLMFSKFSDEPTVRKALAIYDRLPSGEYYRDMAVAWGISVYCVRYPQLIVKYLEHSPISIAVKLAAAQKIRDSRRISDEVKRRVTDTVNLQR; encoded by the coding sequence ATGATCGAGCGTGAAAAACTGCTTGTTGAGCTTGAAAGCCTTTCGGAAGAAAAGTTCCGTATATTCAACGAAAAAATAGTGCATACGAGCAAATACAGAGTGATTGGCGTGCGTATGCCCGACCTTAAGGCTATCGCAAAGGAGCATAGGGCGGATTATAAGGAGATTTTCGAACTGCCGTATGACAGTTTTGAAGAAATAATCATAAAGGGTGTGGCTGTCGGTTTTGCCGACGCTCCGCTGTGCGAAAAAGAGCCGTATATTATACGCTATGCCGAGATGATAGACAACTGGGCTGAGTGCGATTGCTTCTGCTCCTGCATCAAGGTGAAAAAGAGTGAAGAGGACGATCTGCTCCGTCTTGCCGAAGGGCTGATGTACAGGAAAGAAGAATTCGTTTCCCGTGTCGGAACAGTTCTTATGTTCTCGAAATTTTCCGATGAGCCGACCGTAAGAAAAGCTCTCGCAATATATGACAGGCTTCCGAGCGGAGAATATTATCGGGATATGGCGGTGGCGTGGGGTATATCGGTGTACTGCGTAAGGTATCCTCAGCTTATCGTGAAATACCTTGAACACAGCCCGATAAGCATTGCTGTCAAGCTGGCGGCGGCACAGAAGATAAGGGACAGCAGAAGAATAAGCGATGAAGTAAAACGCAGAGTGACCGATACGGTAAACCTTCAGAGATGA
- a CDS encoding pyridoxamine 5'-phosphate oxidase family protein produces the protein MRRKDREITDKNEIMDIIDRSKVIRIAFTGEEYPYVLPFNFGYEEKDGRMYFYIHTATEGKKNRLLDENNKVAFELDNCRDYVEGSITSLYESVAGCGVMTEIADMSEKLSALGLILKQYGEKTYKPDSSCASRTRVYRLEAKEVSGKANRGK, from the coding sequence ATGAGAAGAAAAGACCGTGAAATAACCGACAAGAATGAGATAATGGATATTATCGACCGTTCAAAAGTAATACGCATTGCTTTTACGGGAGAGGAGTATCCTTATGTACTGCCGTTCAACTTCGGATATGAAGAAAAGGACGGCAGAATGTACTTTTATATACACACTGCCACCGAAGGCAAAAAGAACCGACTTTTAGACGAGAACAACAAAGTCGCTTTTGAACTTGACAACTGCCGTGATTATGTCGAAGGCAGTATAACAAGTCTTTATGAAAGCGTTGCAGGCTGTGGTGTAATGACGGAAATAGCCGATATGTCCGAAAAGCTGTCCGCACTTGGCTTGATACTTAAGCAGTACGGAGAGAAAACCTATAAGCCCGACAGCTCATGCGCATCAAGGACGAGGGTATACCGCCTTGAAGCAAAAGAGGTCAGCGGAAAGGCAAACAGGGGCAAATGA
- a CDS encoding DUF262 domain-containing protein, with product MQTNDRLITELMTAISNGRIQLPDFQRGWVWEDGRIKALIASIINNYPVGAAMFLEYGNENVRFKYRTIEGAEQAGDTVPAELILDGQQRLTSIYSSLYSKQPVHTRTDKGKEIYRYYYIDIQKALDESCDRLDAIFSVPENKIVTSEFGRKEDINLSKQEYEFENKVFPLNRILDYASAQEWQNKYYAYYSYNQDITKQFSEFYTKIAMPTFQYKIPVILLSKETPKEAVCQVFENVNTGGVSLTVFELVTAIFAMDDFELRKDWEARKEKYFSGDLLSVITSTDFLVACTLLSSYKKGGTVSCKKKDVLELKLEEYTGYADALTRGFIEAEKLLEEERIFSSKDLPYSTQLIPLAVICTLLEDNNRIKIANNKNKIKQWYWCGVFGELYGGANETRFVYDVVGVMNWIEKDGELPRTVKESYFNPTRLLTLQSRLSAAYKGVMALILKNHCKDFISGREMDFAVYKSENPDIHHIFPKDYCEKQCYSKEKWNSVINKTPITYSTNREIGGVAPSKYLARIETKGQVESEELNTYLKSHWIDVESCRNDDFNSHIVHRAKMLLNAIENATGKSISGKDSDEVVKLFGVELI from the coding sequence ATGCAGACAAATGACAGACTTATAACAGAGTTGATGACGGCAATTAGCAACGGTCGTATACAGTTACCTGACTTTCAGAGAGGTTGGGTATGGGAAGATGGAAGAATAAAAGCGTTGATAGCAAGTATTATAAATAACTATCCTGTTGGTGCGGCAATGTTCTTGGAGTACGGCAATGAAAATGTGCGTTTTAAGTATAGAACAATAGAGGGCGCAGAACAGGCAGGGGATACAGTTCCTGCTGAGCTTATTCTTGACGGACAGCAAAGATTGACATCTATTTATTCTTCTTTGTATTCAAAACAACCTGTACACACCCGCACTGATAAAGGAAAAGAAATTTATCGCTATTATTATATTGATATACAGAAAGCTCTGGACGAATCATGTGACAGACTTGATGCTATTTTTTCGGTTCCGGAAAATAAAATAGTTACATCAGAATTCGGACGCAAGGAAGATATAAATCTTTCAAAACAAGAGTATGAGTTTGAAAATAAAGTTTTTCCTCTCAACAGAATACTTGATTATGCTTCTGCACAGGAATGGCAAAATAAATATTACGCATATTACAGCTATAATCAAGATATCACCAAACAATTTTCTGAGTTTTACACAAAAATAGCTATGCCGACCTTCCAATACAAAATCCCTGTTATTTTGCTAAGCAAGGAAACACCCAAAGAGGCAGTGTGTCAGGTCTTTGAGAATGTGAATACAGGCGGAGTTTCACTCACGGTGTTTGAACTGGTGACCGCCATTTTTGCAATGGATGATTTTGAACTCAGAAAAGATTGGGAAGCACGAAAAGAAAAGTACTTTTCGGGAGATTTATTATCAGTAATTACATCTACAGATTTTCTTGTAGCGTGTACACTGCTATCCTCTTATAAAAAAGGCGGTACAGTCAGTTGCAAAAAGAAAGATGTACTGGAACTTAAATTAGAAGAATACACCGGATATGCTGATGCACTTACGAGAGGGTTTATTGAAGCGGAAAAGCTACTTGAAGAAGAACGTATTTTTTCTAGCAAGGACTTGCCATATTCAACACAACTTATTCCGCTTGCTGTTATTTGTACTTTACTTGAAGACAATAACAGAATCAAGATAGCAAACAATAAAAACAAAATAAAGCAATGGTATTGGTGTGGCGTTTTCGGTGAGCTTTATGGCGGAGCGAATGAAACAAGGTTTGTTTATGATGTTGTTGGTGTAATGAACTGGATTGAAAAAGATGGTGAGTTGCCACGTACTGTTAAAGAATCATATTTTAATCCGACTAGATTGCTGACATTACAGTCAAGGCTTTCAGCGGCTTATAAAGGTGTTATGGCATTAATACTTAAAAATCATTGTAAAGATTTCATAAGTGGTCGTGAGATGGACTTTGCAGTTTATAAATCTGAAAACCCTGACATACATCACATTTTCCCAAAAGATTATTGTGAGAAGCAATGTTATTCAAAAGAAAAATGGAATTCAGTAATCAACAAAACACCTATAACATATTCGACTAACCGTGAAATCGGCGGAGTTGCTCCTAGCAAATATCTTGCCAGAATTGAAACGAAAGGACAGGTTGAATCGGAAGAGTTGAACACATATCTGAAATCACATTGGATTGATGTTGAGAGTTGCAGAAATGACGATTTTAATTCTCATATAGTTCACAGAGCGAAGATGCTGTTAAACGCAATTGAAAATGCTACAGGCAAGAGTATTTCAGGAAAAGACAGCGACGAAGTAGTAAAATTATTCGGCGTGGAATTGATTTAA
- a CDS encoding dipicolinate synthase subunit B, with protein MSRELDSLLCGVKVGFCMTGSFCTFSKAFSAMEALRDAGCDILPVMSLSAGTVDTRFGTAQEHIKRAENICGKRVIMSVADAEPIGPKRLTDIMIVAPCTGNTMAKLARSITDTPVTMAVKSHLRGARPVLIACATNDALAGSLKNIGFLMNCRNYYFVPLGQDDPLKKPCSLVADFSLIPQAVGAALENKQLQPVLI; from the coding sequence GTGAGCCGTGAGCTTGACAGTTTACTTTGCGGAGTAAAGGTCGGATTCTGTATGACGGGTTCGTTCTGCACATTCTCTAAGGCATTTTCGGCGATGGAGGCATTGCGTGACGCAGGCTGTGATATTCTTCCGGTAATGTCGCTGAGCGCAGGAACTGTCGATACACGTTTCGGCACTGCACAGGAGCATATAAAAAGAGCGGAGAATATCTGCGGAAAGCGTGTCATAATGTCTGTTGCGGACGCAGAGCCGATAGGTCCTAAAAGGCTGACGGATATAATGATTGTCGCTCCGTGTACGGGAAACACGATGGCAAAGCTCGCAAGAAGCATAACCGATACTCCTGTCACTATGGCGGTAAAAAGCCACCTCAGAGGAGCAAGACCTGTGCTTATCGCCTGTGCGACAAATGATGCGCTTGCAGGGTCGCTTAAGAATATCGGATTTCTTATGAACTGCAGAAACTATTACTTCGTTCCGCTCGGACAGGACGATCCGCTGAAGAAGCCTTGCTCATTGGTGGCGGATTTTTCGCTGATACCGCAGGCGGTTGGTGCGGCACTGGAGAATAAACAGCTTCAGCCTGTGCTTATATAG
- a CDS encoding GHKL domain-containing protein: MIPLYRIIEICVYSLLNFLPFMALALYPFRSRLRFSVKITVCIIVVISFIQMGLGLWAAFFSGGKAALASAVSTAVYVVFYFIAVKVNFGKALFTLLMISNTANFVVAASKCIEGKIFPELAVQSYRWSFSLIMLVVLAVVWIPLFIYTKKVYTPAVEKEPTGIEWRYLWLIPATFYLIWYYMLYNNNGKSSLETALDAGNAVFLLFINVGAGIVYYVIAMLINEQEKNIRLSDNNHRLAMQNLQYENLQEKIADARRAKHDVRHHISLMQEYVRNKQYEELEKYLNSYQQSLPDDTLISFCENKTVNAVMLYFAQVAKNEDIDYDVKAVIPENISVDETDLSVLFGNLIENATDACKEEKGDNRRIVIRAMTDEYTLCLGIDNTFTGTLKKDLSGVLFSSKHKGFGIGVESVKSIAEKYGGTYCAEVKDEMFMSSVLLNLRT; the protein is encoded by the coding sequence ATGATCCCTTTATACAGAATTATCGAGATATGCGTTTATTCGCTGCTGAATTTCCTGCCGTTTATGGCGCTTGCACTTTATCCTTTCCGTTCAAGGCTTCGCTTTTCTGTGAAAATCACGGTCTGCATTATTGTTGTTATATCGTTTATCCAGATGGGGCTTGGGCTGTGGGCGGCCTTCTTTTCGGGAGGGAAGGCGGCGCTTGCAAGTGCGGTAAGCACTGCGGTGTATGTCGTTTTCTATTTTATTGCGGTAAAAGTAAATTTCGGCAAGGCACTGTTCACCTTGCTTATGATCTCAAACACGGCGAATTTTGTCGTGGCGGCATCAAAGTGTATAGAAGGAAAGATTTTTCCCGAACTGGCAGTACAGTCGTACCGCTGGTCGTTCTCGCTTATAATGCTGGTTGTGCTGGCGGTGGTGTGGATACCGCTTTTCATCTACACAAAAAAGGTGTATACTCCCGCAGTCGAAAAAGAGCCTACAGGTATCGAGTGGCGGTATCTGTGGCTGATACCTGCGACATTCTATCTGATATGGTACTATATGCTCTATAACAACAACGGCAAATCCAGCCTTGAAACTGCGCTTGACGCAGGCAACGCTGTGTTCCTGCTGTTTATAAACGTGGGAGCCGGCATAGTGTATTATGTTATAGCGATGCTGATAAACGAGCAGGAGAAGAACATAAGGCTCAGCGACAACAACCACCGCCTTGCGATGCAGAACCTGCAGTACGAAAATCTGCAGGAGAAGATAGCGGACGCAAGACGAGCAAAGCATGATGTGCGTCACCACATCTCGCTTATGCAGGAATACGTCAGAAACAAGCAATACGAGGAGCTTGAAAAATATCTTAACAGCTATCAGCAGAGCCTGCCCGATGATACGCTTATCAGCTTCTGCGAGAACAAGACGGTGAATGCCGTGATGCTGTATTTTGCACAGGTGGCGAAAAACGAGGATATTGATTATGATGTAAAGGCGGTCATCCCCGAAAATATCTCTGTTGACGAAACGGATCTGTCGGTGCTGTTCGGAAATCTTATCGAAAATGCAACAGATGCCTGCAAGGAGGAAAAGGGAGATAACAGAAGAATAGTAATAAGGGCAATGACGGACGAATATACTCTTTGCCTCGGCATAGACAATACTTTTACGGGTACGCTTAAAAAAGACCTGAGCGGAGTGCTGTTTTCGTCGAAGCACAAGGGCTTCGGCATAGGTGTGGAATCGGTAAAGAGCATTGCGGAAAAGTACGGTGGTACATATTGCGCAGAGGTAAAGGACGAGATGTTCATGTCATCGGTACTGCTTAATCTGAGGACATAA
- a CDS encoding YeiH family protein, with the protein MKKLKSIIPGTAVCAVIAAAATLTGGISIGGFSFELIGAPVIAILLGMILTLVFPKLASLTSLSGGIKFTSKKILQWAVVILGFSLNLSTIAQVGAKSLPVIVGTISISLIVAFIMMKLMKVDPKTACLIGVGSSICGGSAIAATAPVIEADDEDIARSISVIFLFNVLAALIFPTLGHAIGLGTEGFAVFAGTAVNDTSSVTAAASTAEGIYGYSGILSAAVTVKLTRTLAIIPITLVLALYRTAKAKKSGGSKTDFSIKKIFPWFILFFVGASLITTVCGLLPENSVTLFYSSQFVPFAKWLAKFFIAMAMSAIGLNTNIVKLIRNGGKPILLGLCCWVSITAVSLGVQSITGLFTSNL; encoded by the coding sequence ATGAAAAAACTGAAATCAATAATACCGGGAACAGCCGTATGTGCCGTCATTGCCGCTGCGGCAACGCTGACAGGCGGGATAAGCATAGGCGGCTTTTCCTTTGAGCTTATCGGAGCGCCTGTAATAGCTATACTTCTCGGTATGATACTGACGCTTGTATTTCCGAAGCTTGCAAGCCTTACATCGCTGTCGGGCGGAATAAAGTTCACATCAAAGAAGATTCTGCAGTGGGCAGTGGTAATTCTCGGCTTTTCGCTGAATTTAAGCACAATAGCACAGGTCGGCGCAAAGAGCCTGCCCGTTATAGTCGGCACTATCTCAATATCGCTGATAGTTGCGTTTATAATGATGAAGCTAATGAAGGTGGACCCTAAGACCGCCTGCCTTATAGGCGTAGGCTCGTCTATCTGCGGCGGCTCGGCTATTGCGGCTACAGCGCCCGTTATCGAAGCGGATGATGAAGACATTGCACGTTCAATATCGGTAATATTCCTGTTCAATGTGCTTGCCGCACTTATATTCCCGACGCTCGGACACGCTATAGGACTTGGCACGGAAGGGTTTGCGGTATTTGCCGGAACTGCGGTCAACGACACCTCGTCGGTCACTGCGGCAGCATCGACAGCGGAGGGCATTTACGGATACAGCGGAATACTTTCAGCCGCCGTAACGGTAAAGCTGACAAGAACGCTTGCCATTATCCCGATAACGCTCGTGCTTGCACTCTACCGCACAGCAAAAGCCAAAAAAAGCGGCGGCAGTAAAACTGATTTCTCGATTAAGAAGATATTCCCGTGGTTTATCCTTTTCTTTGTCGGTGCGTCACTTATAACAACGGTCTGCGGATTACTGCCCGAAAACAGCGTCACGCTGTTCTACTCATCGCAGTTTGTGCCGTTTGCAAAATGGCTGGCTAAATTCTTTATAGCAATGGCTATGAGCGCTATAGGACTTAACACAAATATAGTAAAGCTGATACGCAACGGCGGAAAGCCGATACTTCTCGGACTGTGCTGTTGGGTATCCATCACCGCCGTTTCGCTCGGTGTACAAAGCATTACAGGGCTTTTCACAAGCAATCTCTGA